A region of the Bacteroidota bacterium genome:
TATTATCGGGTGCAATTTGTAATGCACCTACATTTGCCGTAGCTGAAGTTGTTCCAATAACTGTTGCGCTGGCTTCTATCAATGCAGCATCACCACTGGTAATATCCATTTGATAAATATTATCATCGAACCAACTTGAGGTATAAATAAAATTGTTGTTGGGAGAAAATTCTACACCATAAACTGTATTTCCGGGACCTAAGCCGGTAGCTGAATGTGGCGTTGTTATAACAATATCATTACTCACAATTCCGGTGGCATTATCAAAATCATATAATTCAATTCGGTTGCCACTTATTTCAACCGCAACTGCCAATTTATTATTGTCGCGATTCATTTTCATACAGCCAACACTTTGAAAAAAATCAGGACCATGCACAGGACCGATGGCTGTATTTACAGGAGTTGGATCAACACCTGCGGCAGTAACTAGAAATACACGAAATTCATTATCATTCCAACCATGCGTTAATACCCATACATCTTTTCCATTTGCATGTAATGCCGTGGTAACTTTTTCAGGTGTTTGTCCCGTTAAAAACACATTTTTTTCTGCATTTACAACAGCACCTAATCCACCATCAAGACACATATCTACGAGCGTATAATGTAATCCCGTTAACGGGTAATAACATTCGGTAGTAAAAATGTAATATTTATTTGGATCACCCGGTTTTGGAACAATAACAGCAGAATTACTGCTTGAGTTGTCTCCAACTAGATCAGTTCCGGAAGGCATAACATTGTTTTCCCGGTTAAACACGCTCACGCCATCTGTATAAAACAACAGGTTACCAAATTTATCAGAAACAGTGGCGCAACCTTCAAAATTGCTCATCGCACTGGTAGTAATGGCAACAGGGGAGGGGCCGTTAAAATTTATTCCGGCAGTGGCGAAATACCAATTATTATTTTGATTCTGACCATATAATTTACCGTGTGGTAACAAACATCCAACATATATAAAAATAATTAATATGGTATATTTCATGCGTATTTCAGTTCAAGCTTAAAAATTAATTTTGTTGTATTTTTACTTAAACAAAAAGGTTGGTTAAAAGTTTACTCAAATGGCATTAAAAGATACTTTTACCAAATATCTGATACCCTGTTTTAAGCAGTTTTAACCTATCGGCATAAATAGGGAGTTCGCTAAAAATGTTATATTTATATTCAAAATACACTAAGTTGAAGAAAATTACCACAACGTTGCTGATTTCATTAATTACATTTGGAACGGCATATAATCAAATAGCTGCACCATCATGGTATAAAGCAATGTGTGGGTATGATCAGGGTAATTCCCATGTATATGCTGATGACGAACTTAATATTTATTTTTCTGCAGTTTTTTTTGATACTTTAAATTTTGATTATACGAATAGATACAACACTGGTGTCTACAGGTGGTCTAATGATAACAAAAATGGATCCGGAAGGAAATTTGCAATGGATGAATACGATTAGTGTACATGATAGTTCTATAACACCGGCAGGTAATTTAATGGCTCCACGTGTTCAGGTTAACAACGGTTTGGTATATGTTATTGCGGAAGCATTTGATACACTCACCCTTAAACCAGGTGATACTAGTTTTCTTATACCCGCAAGTTTAAGCATGGCTACTTCTTTTATCGCTGCATATAACACGGAAGGGTCACCGATGTGGGTGAAAAACCTTCGATCAACAGATGCGGTTATTATACATGATTTTGAGGTTGATAATGCAGGCAATCTTTTCATTGTAGGTAATATGGGCGGCATTACTGATTTTGATCCTTCTGCTGCTGAATATTTTATGTCAACCCTGGGCCCCACAGATGATTTTATCGCTAAATATGATTTTGCAGGAAACTTAATTTGGGTGCATGCAATTAAAGCAACAGGGTTGCCCTGTCCTATTTTTTTGGAAACTGATCCGGATGGCAATGTGGTTATCAGCATGGCAATGATAAATAATGTAAGTGCAGATTTTGATCTCAGTGAAGCTGACCTTATTTTCGATTCAAATGAAGCAGGTGCTATGGTTATTGCAAAATATACCACAGATGCAGATTTAGTATGGGCTTTTAAAATTAGTGTTGATACGGGTTATGGTGGAGTAAATTTAACTGATATGTCGATTGATGATGATGGAAATATAATTTGTGTTGGTCGTGCAGGTGGAGATAATCCGATTGATTATGACCCTTCTGCAGATGTATATGCTATTTCAGGAGAAGACGGAACTGAGGGTGGTATGATTGCAAAATATAATGGTGATGGCAATTTTCAGTGGGCTTATCAATGGGATGTAACAGGCCAATTACAGTGCACTGCAGTTGCAACAGATAATGAAGGCAACGCATTTGTTTTAGGAGAGTTGATTGGCACAGTAGATCTTGATCCATCGGCTGCAGAATTTATGATAACAACAGAAGCGTATGCAGCTACTCCATATGATTATGATGGTTTTATCATGCAATTTGATGCTGTTGGTAATTTCGTGGATGCAGGACAGTTTTATGATGGCGGTAATGGATGGTATAGCAATGATATATTTATTGATGATGCGGATAATTTATTAATCACAAATTATTTTTCCGATTCAATAGATATTGATCCTACAACTGACACAGAAATTATTTACAGCTTTGTTCCATTTCTGCCAGACGATTATGAAGTAGAAGGATATTTGGCTAAATATGGCAATGCAACAACCTTTGTAGAATCTTTACAAAATGATTCGGAAATAATGTTGTATCCTAATCCGGTTCAAAATACATTACACATAGACTGCCCACAAAAAATTGAAAGTGTTGCTGTATTTGATATAACAGGAAAATGTATTTATATAAATGAGCAATTTAATCAGTCCGGTATTGATATGACTTCGGCTCCTTCCGGAATTTATTTTATCCGAATTCATAGCCAAAATTTAATTAATTCAGGCACATTTATCAAAATATAATAACTTTGTGCACTTCTGCTCAATAATTCATACATTCAACATGCAAAAATTTCTTATCGGCTTATTATTTATTGTTAGCTCAAATATTGCACTCGCACAACCCAATGCATCATTTAAATTAAGTTTGCAATATGCACAAACCACAAGGCCTGAGTTAACAAATTATTTTCAGGTAATGTCGGACAGTTTGCATATAAATGATGTACTCGATATTAATTCAGGTGGCGGATTTGCCGTTGGAATGGTGTTTGGCGGCGATCATACAGAATTTGATGCCGGAGGAGGGTATATCAGGTCTGCAGATGAAATTGGTTCAGATACGGCTAATTTGTTGTTTTACATAAACAACGACATCACCTATTATTTTGGTGCTAATTATTTACCGGTAAACTTTTTCCTTATTGGTGGAAGTTTTGTAATTAATTCTGCAACGGGAAAAAGTAATGTTTCAGGAGATGGAAATGGTGAACAATACCTTGAATCATTACCTTCTACCGATTTTAATATTTTTAGGGGATATAGTGTTGCCCTAAAAGCACAATCCGGCTTTTATGTAAATATTAATGAAGATGATGGCAACCGCTTGCGTTTAACCGGATATTATATTTACGGATTAACTGACTATAATTTTTATACAATTTCTGAAAAAAGACTTGCCAATTATCTGGGTGAGCAAAAAACAAATTATACCACTTTTGGGATAGAGCTGGCAATATTATTTGGAATGTGAGCGTAGTTAATATTTAATAATTTGCCCGGAGGTTTTTTAGCGAAAAGTTTTGTCAAGATTTGTATAAAACGGCTATTTTTGCCTCTGTTGATTCACACCCATGGATTTTTACACACTATTAGAAGTTGAGCGAGATGCTACTCCGGAAGAAATTAAATCCGCGTATCGCAGGTTAGCCAAGCAATACCATCCCGATTTAAATCCCGGCGATAAAAATGCTGAGGAAAAATTTAAATTTCTCGCAAAAGCGTATGAGGTGCTCTCCAGTCCAAATAAAAGAGCTATTTACGATCATGTGCTTGCACAACACGAGCAACACAAAAACGACCAACCAGATCCAAGCGCATATTACCATGAAGTCTACGATGACCCGCGTCCAAATGCCCGACCCGAGCCACCCTTAGGCCGAAATTCATCCAATGAAAATAAATTTATTCGCATTTTATTATGGTCGTTATTAATAGTATTCAATTTCATTATTTGTAAAGACCGTAACACACAACAACCGGCACAAATGAATAAACATTTTATAGATAGTTTATTTCAATTTTATGAGGTAACGGATAGTGTAGGGTTGAAGTTGGATACGACTATTAATTTACCTCAAGAATAAAATTATTTTTTGGGCGTTTCCCCTATAGTGATTAATAATTTGCCCCCGCAAATTATTAATCTACTATAGGGGCCGGGCTTTTCGTTCCAAGTCCTCGTCGCTTCCACTGCGTTACAGCTCCTGTGGGCTTTCCACTTCAATCCCTAACGCGATTCGGAGTTCGAAATTTCAATTTGGTTTATTAACAAAATTAAAAATGCATAATTGATGTCAAGTTCATTTGACGAAGCGATGCTAATTTAATTGGAAATTAATTAATTTAATTTATTTCACGATTTAATAAATTTAAGCGATTTAATTGCATTACCACTATAAATTGCAATTTGATAAACGCCAGCAGGAAGTTGATCAACAGGAATACTTAAAATATTATCCGGTGAATTCGATTTTACTGTTTTACTGAGCAACTGTTTTCCCATAATATCAAAAACAATAAATGTGAAATCTGAATTTAAATTATTATTCCATGTTAAATTAATAATAGCATTTGCCGGATTTGGATAAATTTCAAATCCAGATGCATGATTTGATAATTCATTAATTGGAATTACACAATCTGTAGTAAAAGTTACTACATTAGAAGGTGTAAGTTCATCGTTGCATTCGGTAACCATATATGCTTCGTATGCAGTACATGGTTCAAGGTCATGTAAAATGAGCGGACTGACAAGCGCATCAGCGGTATCTGTTTCTCCAGAAACTAGGTTGGTATAAATGATTTTATAAACATGAGCAAGTTCAGCGGTCCATGATATTTTTGCAGTTGTTGTAGTAATTGCCGTAGCTGAAATTGTTGTGTCAGGTAAACACTCCACGATATAATCATTGTTGAGTGTTGCAAGGTATGCTTCTTCCATTGCTGCAGGAGCAAACACATAGGCGAAAATAAATTCAACAGAATCGCCGGGCGCAAGTTCAGGTCTATAAAATGACATTTGCATTGAAATATCTCCTCCCTCCGATCCGACGATTGAAAACCCACCGGTACCCCAAAATGGATCATCCAAATCACTATCAGTCAATTGAAAATTTCCATAAGATCCGCGAGCAAGAGGGTCGCCGGCTACCATACCCAGAAATAGACCATAAGTAAAACTTTTAGCATAAGAATAATTAGAATCAACATTAACTCCATTTTCGGTGGCATAATCACCTGTCCACATTTGTTC
Encoded here:
- a CDS encoding T9SS type A sorting domain-containing protein; this encodes MDPEGNLQWMNTISVHDSSITPAGNLMAPRVQVNNGLVYVIAEAFDTLTLKPGDTSFLIPASLSMATSFIAAYNTEGSPMWVKNLRSTDAVIIHDFEVDNAGNLFIVGNMGGITDFDPSAAEYFMSTLGPTDDFIAKYDFAGNLIWVHAIKATGLPCPIFLETDPDGNVVISMAMINNVSADFDLSEADLIFDSNEAGAMVIAKYTTDADLVWAFKISVDTGYGGVNLTDMSIDDDGNIICVGRAGGDNPIDYDPSADVYAISGEDGTEGGMIAKYNGDGNFQWAYQWDVTGQLQCTAVATDNEGNAFVLGELIGTVDLDPSAAEFMITTEAYAATPYDYDGFIMQFDAVGNFVDAGQFYDGGNGWYSNDIFIDDADNLLITNYFSDSIDIDPTTDTEIIYSFVPFLPDDYEVEGYLAKYGNATTFVESLQNDSEIMLYPNPVQNTLHIDCPQKIESVAVFDITGKCIYINEQFNQSGIDMTSAPSGIYFIRIHSQNLINSGTFIKI
- a CDS encoding T9SS type A sorting domain-containing protein — its product is MKTLLSLISLSLITYQASSQMVDDNAFIKTNLVEVAINENGAYITDTVPEGYILLDNPNPAYGIIADYDMNGWDMGSPAYSGDFVAPGTPVEQWGLSWNGDNLYNGASGFADMPGSIFSYSANDDSITVEWIADTTDVIIKQTTTAYANKLFFLTKLKLINISPDTLENIYYVRLIDPDNEQMWTGDYATENGVNVDSNYSYAKSFTYGLFLGMVAGDPLARGSYGNFQLTDSDLDDPFWGTGGFSIVGSEGGDISMQMSFYRPELAPGDSVEFIFAYVFAPAAMEEAYLATLNNDYIVECLPDTTISATAITTTTAKISWTAELAHVYKIIYTNLVSGETDTADALVSPLILHDLEPCTAYEAYMVTECNDELTPSNVVTFTTDCVIPINELSNHASGFEIYPNPANAIINLTWNNNLNSDFTFIVFDIMGKQLLSKTVKSNSPDNILSIPVDQLPAGVYQIAIYSGNAIKSLKFIKS
- a CDS encoding J domain-containing protein translates to MDFYTLLEVERDATPEEIKSAYRRLAKQYHPDLNPGDKNAEEKFKFLAKAYEVLSSPNKRAIYDHVLAQHEQHKNDQPDPSAYYHEVYDDPRPNARPEPPLGRNSSNENKFIRILLWSLLIVFNFIICKDRNTQQPAQMNKHFIDSLFQFYEVTDSVGLKLDTTINLPQE